GGTTGATCCAGTTGACCTTCATGTGGCCTTGTTCTGGCAGCGCGGCGGAGGTTCCCAGGGCAGTGAACAGGAAGGCGGTGTCTTCGGCGCCGGCGCCGGGTGCGGGGATGGGGGAGGGGCCGGGTACCCCAATGGCGGTGCCTACGGAGTTCAGCCCGTTGATGCAGTTGCCGGCGACGGTGGGCCAATAGAACTGGGCTACGTGGGGGGCGTTTTCGGGAAGCTCAACGTCTCCGGGGGCGGCGGTGCCTTCGTAGAAGGCGATGGCCGCGTTGAGGGTGTCGCGCAGTTGTTGGGGCAGCCAGGGCTGGGCGGCGAAGTCGCGGACCTGGTTGAGCTGCTCGGCGGTGGGCTGGAGCATGGGGCCTTCTGGCAGGTTTTCGGCTCCGGGAACCGCTCCGGCGGTGGGGCTTAGTGCTAGCGCGGCGGTGCAGGCTACAGCGGCAGTGGCAGACAGCAGGCGGATACGCGGCACGGCGAGGGCTCTTTTCTGTAGTGCGGAAGTAAACAAGGGCACAGTCGGGCACAGTGAAGCGCGAAGTGGCGCCACCAAGCGCGGGGCAAGGACGCCACGGGCGAGCACACCACCGCGCGCGAAGCACGGCGGCGGTGAACCTGTGCACACTAATCCTTCACCATAGCGCGTTGGTCCCGGCTGTGGGTAGATTGTGTGCTATCTGTGCTGCGATTTTGGTGGGTTGTCATTCACAGCACCCCAGGCAGGCAGGGAAATTTTGGTGCCAAAACAATTTTCCTGTGATCCGCCGCAACGGTCGCGCAAACGGGGGCGGCGGGGCGTCGATAAGCAAGCAGATAAGCAAGCAGAAATGCGAGCTGATACACGAGCAGATAGCCGGGGAGTGAAGCAGCACTGCGCGATACGCGCTGCTCGGCGTGCACTGGCGGGCAAAAGGGGGTAGTGTCTTTCCGGTCCATGCGCGCGTGGCCGGGCTCACGGTGGTCTGTGCGAGCGCGGCGCATACATTTTTGCTACTTGAGTGCTTCAGGAGTTTCCCGCTAGTGAGCCATCCAGAATTCCGTAACGTTGCCATCGTCGCGCACGTCGACCACGGCAAGACCACCCTCGTCAACGCAATGCTGGAGCAGTCCGGCGTGTTTGGCGATCACGGCGAGGTCACCGACCGCGTGATGGATTCTGGTGACCTGGAAAAGGAAAAGGGCATCACCATCCTGGCCAAGAACACGGCCATCCACCGCAAGGGCCTGGGCAAGGACGGCCAGGACCTGATCATCAACGTCATTGATACGCCCGGCCACGCGGACTTTGGTGGGGAGGTCGAGCGCGCGCTGTCCATGGTCGATGGCGTGGTGCTGCTTGTCGACGCCGCCGAGGGCCCCCTCCCGCAGACCCGCTTCGTGTTGGGCAAGGCGCTCGCCGCGAAGATGCCGGTGATCATCCTGGTCAACAAGACCGACCGCCCGGATGCGCGCATCGATGAGGTGGTGGAGCAGTCCCAGGACCTGCTGCTGGAGCTGGCCGCCGGCCTGGATGACCCGGAGGCCGCTGAGGCCGCCGAGCAGCTGCTGGACCTGCCGGTGCTCTACGCCTCCGGGCGTGAGGGCAAGTGCGCCACCACCAACCCGGGCAACGGCAACGTGCCGGACTCGCCGGACCTGCAGCCGCTCTTTGACGTCATCTATGACGTCCTGCCGGAGCCCTCGGCCACCATTGATGGCCCGCTGCAAGCCCACGTGACCAACCTGGACTCCAGCTCCTTCCTGGGGCGCATTGGTCTGGTGCGCATCCACTCCGGGTCGTTGAAGAAGGGCCAGCACGTCGCCTGGATCCATTACGACGCCGAGGGCAACAGCCACATCAAGGACGTCAAGATCGCCGAGCTGCTGCGCACCGAGGGCGTTAACCGCGTGCCTGCGGAAGAGGTCATCGCCGGCGACATCGCGGCCGTCTCTGGCATCGATGAGATCATGATCGGCGATACGCTGGCGGATCTGGAGCATCCCAACCCGCTGCCGCGCATCACCGTCGATGAGCCGGCGATCTCCATGACCGTGGGCGTGAACACCTCGCCCATGGCGGGGCGCGGCGGCGGCACCAAGCTCACCGCCCGGCTGGTGAAGAACCGCCTGGACCAGGAGCTGATTGGTAACGTGTCCATCCGCGTGCTGCCCACCGAGCGCCCGGACGCCTGGGAGGTCCAGGGCCGCGGCGAGATGGCCCTGTCCGTGCTGGTGGAGACCATGCGGCGCGAGGGCTTCGAGCTGACCGTGGGCAAGCCACAGGTGGTCACCCAGACCATTGACGGCAAGATCCATGAGCCCTACGAGCACATGGTCATTGACGTGCCCGCCGAGCATCAGGGCGCGGTCACCCAGCTGATGGCCGCGCGCAAGGGCCAGATGGTGGCCATGGACACCACGCCGGGATCGGACTGGATCCGCATGGAATTTCGGGTGCCTGCCCGCGGGCTGATCGGCTTCCGTACCACCTTCATGACGGAAACCCGCGGCACCGGCATCGCTAACTCGTACGCGGATGGCATGGAGCCCTGGGCTGGTGAGATTAAGGACCGCGCCACCGGATCCCTGGTGGCCGACCGCACCGGCCAGGTCACCGCCTACGCGCTGACCCAGCTGGCAGACCGCGGCAGCTTCTTCGTCGAGCCCGGCGATGAGACCTACGAAGGCATGGTCGTTGGCGCCAACAATCGTGATGAAGATATGGACATCAACATCACCAAGGAAAAGAAGCTGACCAACATGCGCTCCGCCACCGCGGACGCCACCGTCACTCTGGCCAAGGCACACACGCTGTCGCTGGATGAGGCCATGGAGTTCTGCGGCGCCGACGAGTGCGTGGAGGTCACCCCGGACGTGCTGCGCGTGCGCAAGGTGGAGCTGTCT
Above is a genomic segment from Corynebacterium uberis containing:
- the typA gene encoding translational GTPase TypA; protein product: MSHPEFRNVAIVAHVDHGKTTLVNAMLEQSGVFGDHGEVTDRVMDSGDLEKEKGITILAKNTAIHRKGLGKDGQDLIINVIDTPGHADFGGEVERALSMVDGVVLLVDAAEGPLPQTRFVLGKALAAKMPVIILVNKTDRPDARIDEVVEQSQDLLLELAAGLDDPEAAEAAEQLLDLPVLYASGREGKCATTNPGNGNVPDSPDLQPLFDVIYDVLPEPSATIDGPLQAHVTNLDSSSFLGRIGLVRIHSGSLKKGQHVAWIHYDAEGNSHIKDVKIAELLRTEGVNRVPAEEVIAGDIAAVSGIDEIMIGDTLADLEHPNPLPRITVDEPAISMTVGVNTSPMAGRGGGTKLTARLVKNRLDQELIGNVSIRVLPTERPDAWEVQGRGEMALSVLVETMRREGFELTVGKPQVVTQTIDGKIHEPYEHMVIDVPAEHQGAVTQLMAARKGQMVAMDTTPGSDWIRMEFRVPARGLIGFRTTFMTETRGTGIANSYADGMEPWAGEIKDRATGSLVADRTGQVTAYALTQLADRGSFFVEPGDETYEGMVVGANNRDEDMDINITKEKKLTNMRSATADATVTLAKAHTLSLDEAMEFCGADECVEVTPDVLRVRKVELSATDRGRARAREKARNK